The window TTCTGCCGAACGCACTTTTGTTTGCGTTGCCGGGCAGCACATTGTTCGCCGTCTCGATCGTCTATGGCCGCATGTCGGGCGCGAACGAGATCGTGGCGATCAAATCGCTGGGCATCAACCCGATGTCCATACTTTGGCCCGCCCTGATCATGGCGTTTTTGTTGAGCCTGATTTGCGTATGGCTGAACGACGTGGCGGTGTCGTGGGGGTTCAACAACATGCAGCGCGTGGCGATCGAATCCCTCGACGACATCGCCTACGGGATGCTGCGCACGCAAAAATCGTTCGGCACGAACCGATTCACCATCAATGTGAAGCGGGTTGACGACCGCAAATTGATCAGGCCCGTCATCACGTTCAACGCTTCGGGCACGACGCCGCCCTACACGATCACGGCCCAGGAGGGCGAGCTGCATTGCGACACGCAGCGCAAGGTGCTCGTGATCGCCTTCGAGCAGGGGCTCGTGCAAGCGGCCGGCCAGGCCAGCTACCACTTCAACCACGAAGAGCGCGAGATTTCGCTGCAGGACGCCGCCGGTAAACAAGAGACCAAGCATCACCCGGCACACGTCGCGATGAAGGACGTACCCGGCGAAATCCGCTGGCAGCAACACGAGATCAACGTCACACGGCAGGACATGTCAGCCCGCGCCGCTTATGCGCTGGCCATGGGCGACTTTGCCGAGCTGACGGAGAAACACTGGGACGAAGAAGAGAAGAACCTGGAGTTTCTCCAGGGACAGTTGTCTCGATTTTACACCGAGCCGCCGCGACGCTGGGCCAATGGCTTCAGTTGCTTGTTCTTCGTGCTCATTGGCGCGCCGATGGCCATCCGCCTGCGCAATTCCGATGTTTTCACCAGCTTCTTCGCCTGCTTCCTGCCGATCCTGGTGGTCTACTATCCGCTGTTGATCTACGGAGTCGATCAGGCCAAGGATGGCAATCTACCGACCTACAGCGTGTGGATGGGAAACGTCATTCTGGCGCTGTGGGGCATCTGGCTGATGCGCCGCGTGGTGCGGTTTTGAACGCGTGCCGGCACGGGCGTGTTCACCGATGAGACGATGAGAATACGTCCGCACCTTTCACAGATGAGAGCAGCGGCGGACCGCGGCGGCGGCTCGTTTTAGGAATCGGTATCGGCCTATCGCTGCAATTCACAATGACGCAGCTCGCGCAAAAACAGAGGGCCCTGTTCCAGGCCCTCTGTATGATCCCGGCCGATGAGGCGGCGCTCTAAATCGTGCGGCGCAGGGCATGGGCGCGCCGCGAGGCGTTGGGCGCCGCCAAATGGACCCAGCGGGCAACGAGCTGCTCCAGCTCGCCGTCCAGCCACCGGCCAAATTCAGCCAGGGCTTGCTCTTCCCTCTCGGAGAACTCTGGGGCGGCTTCCAGAGCTGCCACGGTGTGCCCACCGCCCGTGTTTGCTTTTCCCTTGCGCATCGCCTCTCCCCCCATTTTTGGCTGCCAGGGAGGCATCGAGCGAACGCCCGCGACATCCCGGCGGCGGCGAGGCGGCGTTTCCGGATTTTTTGGAAAATCCGCCTTCACCCTCTATTACGTAAGACAGGGGCGACTCGTTCTGGTTCACTTCGGTCGGGAAATGGCCAAAAAAGAGGGCCGCCGGATCAGGCCTGACGCGTTTTGCGGCGGTGGGCGATCGATAGGGCGCTACGGAAAGAGCGAGAGCCCAAACCGTCCCTGCTGTTCGGGGAAGCAAGGCCGGCCGGGCTCTCGTCTCGACACGTTCGTGGGCGAAGGATCGGCTCGATCAATCGCCAGTTGTTTCGCAATTTCCTTCGACTGCTTAGCCATAGAGCCACAGAGTGCACAGAGAACACCGAGTCGAGTTCGAAGTCCCGAGGCACCTGTGATTGCGGCCTAGATATCTTGCACAGTCTTCGTTTTTGTGTCTGTGTCCTCGGTGTGCTCTGTGGCAAACCGTTGGGCTCGTTCGCTTACGACTCCTTCTTTCCCAACGCCTCTCGTAAGCGAGCGATGCTGGATTTGAATTCCGATTCGTCGATGAAACCGTCTTTGTTCGTATCCAAGCGCTCGAAGTTCCGCTGCAAGCGCTCGGGCGACTCATCCGCGCTGAGCCGGCCATCGCCATCCTTATCGGCCATAAGCAGACGCTGCCAAATCCGCGCCGGATCAGGACCCGCCGGTTGAGACGTCGCCAGCAGCGGTCGCGCCTCTTGCAACTCGACGGTCGTGATCGTGCCGCTACCGTCCTTGTCCAAGGCAGCCAGCGATTGGGGCGCCTTGGCAATCTCCTCGGCCGAGAGGCTTCCGTCTTTGTTTATGTCGAGGGCCGCGAACACGACCGTCGCGGCTGGCGCAAGGTCAGGTCGTGGCTCGGTAGCGGCTTCGTCGATGCTCGTTTTTCCGCCGTCGGCCGGTCGCGGCAAAGCCTCAAACTCCTTCAGGGTCATTGCCCCATCGCCATCTGCGTCGGCGCGTTTGAGGAGCATCGACAGGCGTTCGCGCCGCTCGGCGGGCAACTCGTCACTGGTTACGCGGCCGTCGCCATTGGCATCCAGCCGGCGAAAGAACCCGTCGCGGTTCATGCCGGGCAGCGGGCGGTTCTCTTGCGTCGAGGCTTGAGCCAGGCGATCCGCCGGCGGCTCCGACAATCCCGCGATGAACTCTTGCCGACTGAGCTTGCCGTCGCGGTCGGCGTCGGCCTTGCGAAGCAGTCGCTTCAGCAGGCGTTCTTTTTCGGCGGGGACTTCATCCGTCGTGAGTTGCCCGTCCTGGTTGGCGTCCAAGCGACCAAACAGCGCCTGGGACTCGGCATCGCTGGCGCGAGAAGGCGACACGCTTGCAGCAACAGCCAGCAATGCCAGCAGCGCGACCTTTCGAGCCGCAGCTGCCCCGGGCGGTTTTTGCATCTTGCGCCTACCTCTAGAAGTCCCCATTTACGATGAAACCGGAGAGGCCTGAGAAAGTTTCGCCATCCTCGGGGACAGCCCCCAGAAGGGTGCCGGCTTGGGGGCCATAAAACCTTGCGCCACAAGCAGGTTGGGCGATCTTGCCCCCCTTGGGAGAAACCACTAGAATCCGCCCCATTATTTTGCCCGGACCAGACGAACTGGGCCGGTGCGACCGGCGTAACAGGCAGAGGAAGTCGGCACGCGCGGCAAGGTGGCCGCGCCCGATTGGGGGTCATGTGGCACGGTCGCATCGCGAACGTTAACCGCCCGCGATGTCGTGATGCATGAAATCACCATCCGTCCCGAGATCCACATAGTCGGCATATGTGCCATCGGCCGAGATTCAGGCACAACACCCAGCACGGAGGATTGGTTCAACTGGCCGCCACACGTTGGTCGATGTAACGGGTGCAGAGTTTCCGTGCCCGCGAGGTCACGCCAACGTGACAGGGAATGCGGCGCCGGCAGTAGCTTTGATGCGGACGGGCCAGGTTTCGTCGGAGCGTGTTAGCTCGTAGAGGTTCAGTCGGCCGTCGTTTTGTGGTCCGTTCGGACCAGGCCGCAGGAACAGGGGAGCTAAGCCACGAGACCCTTGCCGTCTGGCTCAAGCTGGCGATTCATTCCGATTCAACACGTATTGGCTGTATGTTTGCCCCGCTAAGAGATGCAGCGCCGTGATGCGCTCGTATCGTTGCGGCGGTGAACGTACCCCTTGATGGGAGATGAAACATGCAAATCCACGGCGTCACTCAGCTTCACGGCGCGCAAGCGATCAACGCTCCTCACGCGGTCGCGCGGACCAATTCGTCCGCGGCCATGACCCGCTCTTCGGCGACGGCAGACGTCGTCGATATTTCGGAAACGGGCCGCCTGCTCGAGATGGCGGCGCAACTGCCCGACATCCGTTCCGATCGTGTTGCTCAGTTGCGTGCTCAGATCGCTAATGGCAGCTACGATACCGCCGAGAAACTGGACCTGGCGGTGGAACGATTGTTGGACGAGATTGCCTAGCAGCCTGTTGAAGA of the Pirellulales bacterium genome contains:
- a CDS encoding LptF/LptG family permease, with protein sequence MRLLPRYVLIELLKVFAVTVTSLTTLMMLVGVAKEAIEQGLGLVQVLQMLPYILPNALLFALPGSTLFAVSIVYGRMSGANEIVAIKSLGINPMSILWPALIMAFLLSLICVWLNDVAVSWGFNNMQRVAIESLDDIAYGMLRTQKSFGTNRFTINVKRVDDRKLIRPVITFNASGTTPPYTITAQEGELHCDTQRKVLVIAFEQGLVQAAGQASYHFNHEEREISLQDAAGKQETKHHPAHVAMKDVPGEIRWQQHEINVTRQDMSARAAYALAMGDFAELTEKHWDEEEKNLEFLQGQLSRFYTEPPRRWANGFSCLFFVLIGAPMAIRLRNSDVFTSFFACFLPILVVYYPLLIYGVDQAKDGNLPTYSVWMGNVILALWGIWLMRRVVRF
- a CDS encoding EF-hand domain-containing protein, which produces MQKPPGAAAARKVALLALLAVAASVSPSRASDAESQALFGRLDANQDGQLTTDEVPAEKERLLKRLLRKADADRDGKLSRQEFIAGLSEPPADRLAQASTQENRPLPGMNRDGFFRRLDANGDGRVTSDELPAERRERLSMLLKRADADGDGAMTLKEFEALPRPADGGKTSIDEAATEPRPDLAPAATVVFAALDINKDGSLSAEEIAKAPQSLAALDKDGSGTITTVELQEARPLLATSQPAGPDPARIWQRLLMADKDGDGRLSADESPERLQRNFERLDTNKDGFIDESEFKSSIARLREALGKKES
- a CDS encoding flagellar biosynthesis anti-sigma factor FlgM translates to MQIHGVTQLHGAQAINAPHAVARTNSSAAMTRSSATADVVDISETGRLLEMAAQLPDIRSDRVAQLRAQIANGSYDTAEKLDLAVERLLDEIA